A region of the Thalassoroseus pseudoceratinae genome:
CTTTCCGGAACGCTTCCGCCGCTCGCTCGTATGCCTCACGGGCTGCCTCTGCGTTATCGAAAACTTGCGCTAAGTTGAACCATCCCTTGCCGAGATCCCGTTCGAGTTTCAGTCGCTGCTGCTCGGACGTGTCGATTCTCTGAAGAGCCTGCTCACGGATTCGCTGTGCTTGTTCATAGTGCTCTCGTGCCTGGACTCGTTCGTTTTGGCTCTTGGAATCTTGCTCGATAATCGCCAAATTCATATACGCGTTCGCCAACTCTCGCTGAGATTCCACAGCTTCCGTTCGCTCTGCCAATTGTCTCCGAATTTCGAGAGCTTCCAGGTACGAATCCCGTGCCAATTCTTCGTTGTTGTTCTGGAAGTAGACCCGTCCCAATGCCGTCAGAGTGGCACCCAACGACTGCATTCGATTCACGTCGTTCGGACTCTGTTTCAACAAAGCCATCTGCAAATCCCGCGCAATGAGCAGGTCGGACATCGCTGCTTCCGGGCCGTCAATCACTTCCGTGATCAAACCGACTTGGTAGTGCGTCTCCGCGAATTCGTCTTCAAGCTGGGAGTCCGCGTGTCGATCATTCAGGAACTCCCGGTAGTATTCGAGTGCTTGCCTTAACAGTTCGTGCTGTAGTGGTTGCATACCGGGTTGATTGAGTAGCGTATCGGTGCTCACCCGGACAAAATACTCATCTACAGCGGCCCGTGCTCGCCGAAAATTCTGTTCGGCCTCACGAGCACGACGCGACGCCGTCACCGCGTAATACGACGAAACCGCCGTTCCTAGAATCAACATGATCAACAAAGCGATGCCCATACCCGCAACGGTTGGATTCCGTCGACACCACCGCCAAACCCGCTGCGGCCGACTCACCGGCCGGGCGACAACTGGCACACCCGAGAGGAATCGCTGCAAGTCGTCGGCGAAGTCTTGCGCGGATGCGTATCGGCGGTCCGGTTCTTTGGAAAGGCACTTCAAGCAAACCGTTTCTAAGTCGATGGGAACATCGGAGTTCAATCGTCGAGGCGGAACGGGGTTGTCATTGACGACCTGCTTCAATGTCTGCATCAGAGAGGCCGCTTGGAACGGCGGACGTCCCGTGACCAAGCAATAAAGAATGGCACCAAGTGAATAGACATCGGAATGGGCACCAATCAGATTCGGTTGCCCCATTGCCTGTTCTGGTGGCATGTATCCGGGTGTCCCAATGACTTGACCGGTTCTCGTAGTGTCCAGTCCTGCCGCATCAGTCCGTTTCGCCAGACCGAAATCCGTGATTCGCGGCTGACCCGTCTCGTCAAGCAATACATTGGCCGGCTTGAGATCACGATGAATCACACCGCGCTGGTGAGCATATTCCACAGCCTCGGAAATCACCCGACAGATCTCCGCTGCCTCTTTCGGGGGGAGCGGCTGATCTCGAACGACGTTTGACAGACTATCACCGTTCACAAGCCCCATCGAAAAGTAGGATTGTCCCCCGTGCTCGCCGACCTCGTAAATCGGCACGATGTTGGGATGATCCAAATGAGCCGCGATTTTGGCTTCCTGATGAAATCGACGCACATCGTCCGGACCGGCGAACTGCCCCGCCAAAATCATCTTCAAGGCTACTTCACGATTCAGCTTCGTTTGAATCGCTCGGTAGACAACGCCCATTCCTCCTCGTGCAATCTCGTTGAGCAGCAAGTAGTCGCCAAAGTGCCGATCGGCCAGCGTTTCTGGCAGACTGATCGCCGAGGAAAGCGGAGCGGTTAGGTCGTCGTCCTTTTGAGTCTTCGCGTTCGAACGAAACGGGGGATCGATCGGCAGCGTCGCATCGGCATCAGTGTCCGTAGCCGGGGCCGGTGCGGTTGGGGCGTCGAAGGACCCCGTCACAGGAACTTGCACATCAACCGTGGCCGCAGCCTGATCGACGGTCACGTCAGCGGCTTCGACTTCGACCCAGAATTCCTCAGGAAGTTCCGGGAATCGGGCTCGCAGGTCTTCCAAGTTGTTTGCCAACCCATGGGATTGCCGGGTTTGCAAGTCCCCTGCAATCAAACGTTCTTTTTGGCGATCTTCACCATCGAGTCCTGGGAGAAGTTGGAAGTAATCGTCGATATTACGAGGCTGCGACGCAGACGCTCGAATCGACTGATCGGCCAACGCAACTTCCACAAACGCGTCCGTCGAAATTTCCGGGAAACGCCGCAGAAATTCCTCAAGGTTG
Encoded here:
- a CDS encoding serine/threonine-protein kinase, whose translation is MSSADSTPPETDWVARFLASVKSAGDIPNLEEFLRRFPEISTDAFVEVALADQSIRASASQPRNIDDYFQLLPGLDGEDRQKERLIAGDLQTRQSHGLANNLEDLRARFPELPEEFWVEVEAADVTVDQAAATVDVQVPVTGSFDAPTAPAPATDTDADATLPIDPPFRSNAKTQKDDDLTAPLSSAISLPETLADRHFGDYLLLNEIARGGMGVVYRAIQTKLNREVALKMILAGQFAGPDDVRRFHQEAKIAAHLDHPNIVPIYEVGEHGGQSYFSMGLVNGDSLSNVVRDQPLPPKEAAEICRVISEAVEYAHQRGVIHRDLKPANVLLDETGQPRITDFGLAKRTDAAGLDTTRTGQVIGTPGYMPPEQAMGQPNLIGAHSDVYSLGAILYCLVTGRPPFQAASLMQTLKQVVNDNPVPPRRLNSDVPIDLETVCLKCLSKEPDRRYASAQDFADDLQRFLSGVPVVARPVSRPQRVWRWCRRNPTVAGMGIALLIMLILGTAVSSYYAVTASRRAREAEQNFRRARAAVDEYFVRVSTDTLLNQPGMQPLQHELLRQALEYYREFLNDRHADSQLEDEFAETHYQVGLITEVIDGPEAAMSDLLIARDLQMALLKQSPNDVNRMQSLGATLTALGRVYFQNNNEELARDSYLEALEIRRQLAERTEAVESQRELANAYMNLAIIEQDSKSQNERVQAREHYEQAQRIREQALQRIDTSEQQRLKLERDLGKGWFNLAQVFDNAEAAREAYERAAEAFRKVIEAEPADQQNRFRLALCYRALGDDLVQQERFGAAIDEFKKASEEFFVLTVQNRQVDDYAQEYVVTQLTLGDLHRDVGDFRKASIAYDEALEVLLPLLSRSPSAPLMTAAAQTHHALGHVLSQLGQHSAAVDQFEKALSHWQQHEQTSQTIAPQHIWDRATLHHDTAKAFATLGEPSAVVENYIAAIQLLAKFPHTDADAMSIVYQQGMLCIDLCDAIQRSDTLGISLALQTRIEALDLLRQTITRIQPLTKDIPEFQAVYEELSALLLRIPERLPAKAEKPANF